One Spinacia oleracea cultivar Varoflay chromosome 4, BTI_SOV_V1, whole genome shotgun sequence DNA segment encodes these proteins:
- the LOC130459559 gene encoding LOW QUALITY PROTEIN: cytochrome f-like (The sequence of the model RefSeq protein was modified relative to this genomic sequence to represent the inferred CDS: inserted 1 base in 1 codon) produces MQTINTFSWIKEQITRSISISLILYIITRSSIANAYPIFAQQGYENPREATGRIVCANCHLANKPVDIEVPQAVLPDTVFEAVVRIPYDMQLKQVLANGKKGGLNVGAVLILPEGFELAPPDRISPEMKEKIGNLSFQSYRPINKXILVIGPVPGQKYSEITFPILAPDLATKKDVHFLKYPIYVGGNRGRGQIYPDGSKSNNTVYNSTATGIVKKIVRKEKGGYEINIADSSDGREVVDIIPRGPELLVSEGESIKLDQPLTSNPNVGGFGQGDAEVVLQDPLRIQGLLFFFASVILAQIFLVLKKKQFEKVQLSEMNF; encoded by the exons atgcaaactataaataccttTTCTTGGATAAAAGAACAGATTACTCGATCCATTTCCATATCACTTATATTATATATAATAACTCGGTCATCCATTGCGAATGCCTATCCCATTTTCGCACAGCAAGGTTATGAAAATCCACGAGAGGCGACGGGACGTATTGTATGTGCCAATTGCCATTTAGCTAATAAGCCCGTGGATATTGAGGTTCCACAAGCGGTCCTTCCAGATACTGTATTTGAAGCAGTTGTTCGAATTCCTTATGATATGCAATTAAAACAAGTTTTAGCTAACGGTAAAAAGGGTGGCTTGAATGTGGGGGCTGTTCTTATTTTACCTGAGGGATTTGAATTAGCCCCACCCGATCGTATTTCTCCAGAGATGAAAGAAAAAATAGGGAATCTTTCTTTTCAGAGCTATCGCCCAATAAACA ATATTCTTGTGATAGGTCCTGTTCCTGGGCAAAAATATAGTGAAATTACCTTTCCTATTCTTGCCCCGGACCTTGCCACTAAAAAAGACGTTCACTTCTTAAAATATCCGATATATGTAGGTGGTAACAGGGGAAGGGGTCAAATTTATCCTGACGGAAGCAAGAGTAATAATACAGTTTATAATTCCACAGCAACAGGTATAGTAAAGAAAATTGTACGAAAAGAAAAGGGCGGATACGAAATAAACATAGCGGATTCCTCGGATGGACGTGAAGTGGTTGATATTATCCCTCGAGGACCAGAGCTTCTTGTTTCCGAGGGTGAATCTATCAAACTTGATCAACCATTAACGAGTAATCCTAATGTGGGTGGGTTTGGTCAGGGAGACGCAGAAGTAGTACTTCAAGACCCACTGCGCATACAAggtcttttatttttctttgcgTCTGTTATTTTAGCACAAATCTTTTTGGTTCTTAAAAAGAAACAATTCGAGAAGGTTCAATTGTCCGAAATGAATTTCTAG
- the LOC130459560 gene encoding chloroplast envelope membrane protein, with protein MEKKKVFIPFLYLISIVFLPWWIYLSFQKSLESWVTTWWNTKQSETFLNDIQEKMLFEKFIELEELRLLDEMIKEYPETQLQKLGIGIHNETIQLIKMHNEDCIHMILHLSTNLICFLILGGYSILGNKELILLNSWVQEFLYNLSDTIKAFSILLVTDLCIGFHSPQGWELLIESIYKDFGFADNDQIISSLVSTFPVILDTILKYWIFRSLNRVSPSLVVIYHSMND; from the coding sequence atggaaaaaaagaaAGTATTTATTCCTTTTCTATATCTTATATCTATAGTATTTTTACCCTGGTGGATCTATCTATCATTTCAAAAAAGTCTGGAATCTTGGGTTACTACTTGGTGGAATACTAAGCAATCTGAAACTTTTTTGAATGATATTCAAGAAAAAATGCTTTTCGAAAAATTCATCGAATTAGAGGAGCTCCGCTTGTTGGACGAAATGATAAAGGAATATCCAGAAACACAGTTACAAAAACTCGGTATAGGAATCCACAATGAAACGATTCAATTGATCAAGATGCACAATGAGGATTGTATCCATATGATTTTGCACCTCTCGACAAATTTAATCTGTTTCCTTATTCTAGGCGGTTATTCCATTCTGGGAAATAAAGAACTTATTCTTCTTAATTCTTGGGTTCAGGAATTCCTATATAACTTAAGCGACACAATAAAAGCTTTTTCTATTCTTTTAGTAACCGATTTATGTATCGGATTTCATTCACCCCAGGGTTGGGAACTACTAATTGAATCTATCTACAAAGATTTTGGATTTGCCGATAACGATCAAATTATATCGAGTCTTGTTTCCACTTTTCCAGTCATTCTAGATACAATTTTGAAATATTGGATATTCCGTTCTTTAAATCGTGTATCCCCATCGCTTGTAGTGATTTATCATTCAATGAATGactga